TATTGATTTGTTTGCCCAGGGTTTGAAGCTGGTCAATCGCGGCGGGGCGGTAAACGTCGCAAGCCACCATCATGGGCTTGATGTTTTTTTTGCGATAATGAAGAGCCAGCTTGGCGCAGGCGGTGGTTTTTCCTGAACCCTGCAAGCCAACCATCATCACCTTGGTGAGGCGATTGTTATATGCTTTCAGCTCAAAATCTTCAGTGTCCATCAGGGCGATGAGCTGTTCGTGGACTATCTTCACCACTTGTTGGCCAGGAGTGAGGGATTTCATCACTTCCTCACCAAGCGCACGTTTTTCCACTTCAGCCACAAAGTTTTTCGCAATGCGGAAGTTCACGTCTGCTTCCAGCAGAGCCATGCGAATTTGGCGCAAAGCTTCCTTTATGTTTTGCTCGGTGAGATAACCTTTGCCGCGAATATTGCGGAATACTTTATCCAGTTTATCAGACAGGCTGTCAAACATTGGGGTTCCCTCCAATTAGTTGTGTGATTTTAATCTGGGTTGTTTTTTCCACCCGGGTCGGAGCCCAAGCACAGGGGATGTTTTTTCCTCGAACTTCCTCAATCGGTTTGGAGATGACTATTTTGTTGGGGTCAAGGGTGGAAAATATTTGGCATTGCAGAATTTGATAGACGTTAAGGAAGGTGGTTTCAGGCCTAAAGTGTTGCCGCATTCTGCGCCAAAATCCTTATTTGCCGCGAAGCTCGCGAATTGCCTGAGGATAATCCGGGCTTTGAAAAATGTGGGAAGCGGAAACGAGGATGTCCGCCCCGGCGGAGATGAGCGCTGAGGAATTTTCAGAATTAACTCCGCCGTCCACCTCAATCAGGGTGGAAAGCTTTGTTTCAACAATACATTCTTTAAGTTGGCGCACTTTTTCCAAAACGAAGGGGATGAATTTTTGTCCGGAAAAACCCGGGTTGACGCTCATGAGTAGAACGTAGTCCAGTTCGGGCAGAATGCACTCCAAAGACGAAATTGGTGCGGCGGGGTTGAGGGCGATGCCAGCTTTCATGCCACGGGCTTTGATGCGCTGGACGAGACGGTGGGCGTGATGGTCGCACTCCATGTGGAAGCTGAGCCAGTTAACTCCCAGATCAGCAAGGGGATCCACATATTCGACGGGATTAGTCACCATGAGATGCGCGTCCAGGGGAAGAGGGGAAAGCTGCCTGATTTTTGCCACCAGCGGCTGGCCAAAGCTGAGATTGGGCACAAAATGGCCATCCATGAGATCCAGATGCAGCATATCCGCGCTGCCAACAGCCTGCAGTTCCCGTTCCAGATTGCCAAAATCGCAAGATAACACCGATGCTGCTATCTGTGTTTTGGGCATGGTCAATTCCTGATTATGAAGATGATCTCTTTGATCTCCTCTGGTATGGTTTGGCGACATTGTTTCAGGATGTCGGCCTTGCGCAGATACAGCTCCTGAAGCCAGGAATTGTTTTGCACGGCAATGTATAACACCGAATCCCGAAAACGCCAGGGATGGGAGCGCGAGGCCAAAAGAGGCCCAACGATATCTTTCCAGGCGCCATACAAACGCATGAAGGGGCGGTATTTTTCACCACCCACCTGCGTGAGCGTTTGGTTTATGAGGCTGGTGAAAGATCTCATGGCCATGTTTCCTCATTCTCCACGCTTCAAAAAGACCGATCCGGCCGAGCCGGATCAGTCTATCTGTATGAATTGGTTTATAGAGAAATAAGCAAAAATCGCTGCAATCAAGGCGGCAAGATATGCCATTGCCAAGGCACTGGATTCGATGCTAGCCGCCACAATCATGATTCCAGGCAAAACTGCCGCCAGGATGGCAAACAAATATCCGAGCGCCACGCTGGCTGTATTTTTGCGATTTCCCAAAATGAGAGCGGCAACGATGAGAGCAATGAAGACCAGGACGCCGGCAACGCTAATCAGGATTGTGCCTGCGTTGAGGTCAAACATTTTGCTGTTGATCAAGATGAGGATGGGAAGCCCGATGGCCAAAATTGCGGACACAGCTCCCACCACAAGTCTGGTTGCAGGGTTGGCTTGGGTCAATTCAAAGTGGCGTTGGCGATTTTTGATGCTCAAAAAGATGAGCGCTAAAATCGCTGAAAACACCGCGAATACAACGATGAACCCCAAAATGCCATGGCGCAGGAATCCCAAGGCAGACACAATGATCACAAAAAGGACCACCACAATGAATTGCACTATGGGATTGGCGCCGGCACCGGATTTTCCCGCCCGTTCGCTTTGTTTGGAATGCTTGTGTAAAAAATACATGATGACACCCACCACCACAACGATGAGGGCCAGGATTCCCAAAGCCGCGAAATTGAATCCGTCAGAATTGGCACTGGCTCCAGTGAGGTCGGCAGTCGTGAGTTCGCCTGTGGCTTGAAGCAAAATGTTCAGCATGGATCTCTCCCGATTTTATTTATAACTCTTGTTCAGGCTGGATTTCAACCTGTTCATTTTCTTGTGTATCGGCCGCTTCTTCGGCGGTCGGCTCTTCCACTTCCGGAGCAGCAGGTTCTTGTTCAGTTTCCGGGGCGGGGGCGGGCTCTTCTTCCACGATGGTTTCAACAACCGCTGGTTCTGAGGGGACTTCGCCGCCTTCTTTTTCCACTGTCACAACAAGCTCAGACATAATCTCCCGGTGAAGACGGATGGGCACCGTGATTTCGCCCAAGTCCTTGATGTGTTTATCAAGCTGGACTGCAGATTTGTGGACTTCGATTCCTTGGGCGGCCAGTTCATTCACAATATCAAGTTCTGAAACGGAGCCGAACATGCTGTCACTTTCGTCAACTTTGCGAGCAAAGACAAGTTTTAGATTCCTAATCTTCCCGTCAAGGATTTTAAGCTCGGCCACAAGCTTGGCTTCTTCTTCGGCAGCTTGGTTTTGGATGGCGCCAAGCTGTTTCATGTTTCGGGGAGTGGCGTAGATGGCCAGATTTCTGGGAATGAGATAGTTGCGGGCAAAACCGCGTTTCACCCGAACGACATCACCTTTATTTCCAAGTTTTTCTATATAGCTTAAGAGGATTACTTTCATGCGTGATTTCCTTTAATTCTTAGTTTTCTAAGGTCGAGCCAAGTGTCGGCAAAGCCGATTAACGCGACCAATATGATGTTTATTAGTGCAAGCAGAACCACCAGCAGGGTGAGCAAAATGTTTGTTGACTCACGAGCGAACCAGTGGAGCAGAACACCGATACCTTGCAAAAATGGCAACCAAAGCAGAGCCACCAGAGTGTTTAACAAAAGCCCGCGCAGCTGTGGGGCAAAATACAGCGGTAAAACCGCCAGCACCAACAGATTGTAATACGCGGGAAGCATCATTCGCCTGAGGGGATATCTGCTGCCCAAAAAGCGCAAATGGATCAAATATCCCAAGGTCAGGGCCGAGAGCTGGCTCACCGTCCAACTGGATGGCAGCAGGACTCTGGTGAACTCGAAGCTTTGTCTGGCTTGCTCGGTTTGCAAAAGCTGGGGCAGATAGTTTTCCATTTCCGCGATTGCCTGGGTGTAAGCAGCGCTGATCTGGGGTTCGAATACAAAAAACCTCAATGCTCCATAAACAATGATCAACAGAGAGGCGTGAGTGAAAGCCACCACTGGCTTGCCCTGGCGCAACAGACTCCCAATATACACCAAAGCCGCCAAACCCGCACCAAAAAAGGCGTCTGAGGCTAAAAGCAGCATCTGGGGCTCCCGCAGCGTGAAAAGCGCGGACAAGAGGGGGAAAACCAGCCAGAGCAGGGCACGGTTCAAAGGCTTGCCTTGAGTTTTTATCATTTGTATATGGAGCCCGGAAAGCATCAGCAAGATGCCCAAAAAAGGGCTCATCATTGCCAATGCTCCCAGCAGCAGGTCGAAAAACGGCACTAGTCTATTACGTAGGGTAGCAGCGCCATTTGCCTGGCACGCTTTATCTCCGTGGTGAGCTTGCGCTGATGTTTTGCGCAGGTACCTGTCATGCGGGCGGGATCAATCTTGCCCACGTCTGAAACGAACTGACGCAGGGTGTCCAGATTTTTATAATCAATTACCAATTCTTTGTTTGCGCAAAAGCGGCAATATTTCTTACGGCTGTATCTTCTTCTTCTGTCTGAAAAGTTCATTTATTGTATCTCCTGGTTAGAATGGAACATCATCGTTTGTGGCTTCTTCACTCGGTTTAGCTGAACCGGTGGGTTCGGGAGGAAGGGGTGGCTCTTCATTTGGCGCTTCACCACGATCGGGCCATTCCAAGGCTTGGATGTTTTCGGCTACTATCTCGAAAACTTTGCGATTGATATTATTGGAATCCACATAGCTGCGGGTTTCAATCCTGCCTTCCACCAAAACCGCGGAACCTTTTCGGGCGTTTTTTGCGACGTATTCTGCTTGGTAGGTCCAAGCAACCACATCGATGAAGGATGTGACGCTTTGCCATTCACCGGCTTCATCTCTGTATCTTTTGTCCACGGCAATGCTGAAATTTATCACGGCGGTGCCGTTTGGTGTGTATTTCAGTTCAAGATCACGGGTGATACGTCCCACGATGAAAGCTTTGTTGAGACGGGGTAGTTTCAGGTCTGCCATTTTTCCTCCTACTTTTCCTTTGCCACAAACATGTGTCGAATCACATGTTCATTGATATTAAGCTGTTGCTTGATGCCTTTCACCGCGGCAGGATCCATGTTGAGGTAGTTCACAAAATAGTGGGCCTCGGTGATTTTCTCGATCGGATAGGCCAGCATTCTTTTTCCCCAAGGGTCGGTTTTGATGATTTCGCCACCTGTTTCCTTGATGAGGGAAAGGATGCTTTCATTTTGGGCGGAGGCTTCGTCTTCACCCAGCTTTGGTGAAAGTATCACCATCAGTTCATAGTTTCTTTCCATTGTCATTCTCCTTTGGACTTTTGTTTCCGGTTTCGATGTCACCGGAACAGGATTTTTTCCAGACGCTGTAAGCATTCAGCAAACTGCTGAAATCGCTATTTATATATACGTCCATAAATTCACAAGTTTGTTCCAGCACGGGCTGCAGCTTTTGCAATTCCTCACTGGAAAAGTTTTCCAAAACGTAATCCCGCGGGTCACTGTTGTCGCGGTCAATCCCAATACGGATGCGCTTAATCTGGTCCGCGGGTAAAACCCCCAAAAGGGATCTGATGCCGTTATGACCACCATCACCGCCGCCCGCGCGAATACGAATCACGCCCAGGGGCAGTTCCAAATCGTCATAAATGGCTAAAATCTGGGATGGTTTCCAGCGCCGCAGTGCTTCATCCAGTGCCAGCCCGGAGCGGTTCATCCAAGTGTTTGGTTTAATCAAGCAAGAACCCTTGTGGAGCAGGAAATCAAAAAGGTTTTCATGCCGAAACTTCAGGCCACGTTTGGCAGCCCAGGCGTCCAGGCACATAAAACCCGCATTGTGGCGTGATAACTGATATTTCTCGCCAATGTTTCCCAGCCCCAGAATCAGCTTCACTATTCAGTTGTTTCTTCCTGGGTTTTGGGAGCAGCTTCTTCGTCTTCAGTTTCAGGAACTTCTTCCTCTTCCTCTGCTCGTTTTGCATGCACCACCAAAAGAGGCTGGTCGTCGCTATCTTTGTATAACCATTTTCCCTGGGGCAGGTCTTTAACCTGACGGGAATCGCCAATATGCAATTCCGAGATATCCAAAACCAGCTCTCGGGGCACATCTTTTGGTTTGCAAGTGATTTTGACGGTTCTTTGAAGTATATCCACAAAACCGCCTTCTTTTTCACCGGCTGCCTCACCTTCAAACTGGATGGGGATTTCGAATTCCATCTCGGCACCTTCATCCACCACGAAAAAGTCCAGATGCAAAATCTGGCGAGTGACAGGGTGTACCAGTTTATCTTTCAGGATGCAGTGGTGTTTTTGGCCTTCCAGCTCGATTTCGTAGAAAGCAAGTTCGGTGAAGCTCTTTTTGTAGTAGTTCAAAAAAGTGCGTCCATCCACGCTAATGGGAGTGGAATCCAAGGATTTTCCATAGATCACGGCGGGAATACCGCCTCCGCTGCGCAGGACGTTCAAATCGCTTTTTTTGGATGGTGTTCGTTTTTGTGCTTCAAGGTTAAATGTCATTTGTATTCCTCCAGTCTTCGCGCCCTATTCAAAAAGAACGCTCAAAGACTCCTCTTTATGTATATTTGTAATTGCTTTTGCCAGCATTTCGGCAATTGAAAGCTGGGTAATCTTTTTGCATGCAGCCGCCTGGGGTGAAAGCGGAATCGTGTTCGAGATAAAAAGCTGTTCTATGGGTGAAGCCTCAAGGTCTTTCACGGCTGAACCAGAAAGGACTCCGTGGGTGCAGGCAGCATATACTTTTTTAACACCGTGGGAAACCAAAACACCGGCAATCCGAATGAGGCTGCCACCGGTGTCGATTATGTCGTCATACAGGATTGCGGTTTTGCCTTGCACATCGCCGATGATATTGAGCAGGATCGATTTGTCAATATTTCCAATCCGGCGTTTATCTCCAATTGCCAGCCCACAATCCAACCTCTTGGCCAAGGCTCTGGCACGGTTTGCACCGCCAGAATCAGGAGAAACCACCACGGGATTTTCCAAATCCATTGCCGCGAAATGACGCGCAAAACCGGGAATGGCGTAGAGATGGTCAACAGGGATATTGAAAAAGCCTTGGATCTGCTCTGCGTGGAGGTCAACTGTGACAACCCGATCCGCACCAGCTGTGGAAAGAAGATCAGCCGTCAGTTTTGCAGTAATGGGCACGCGAGGTTGGTCTTTTTTATCTGAACGCGCGTAGGCATAATAGGGGATAACGCAATTTATCCGTTCTGCCGAAGCGCGACGCAGGGCGTCGATCATAATCAGCAGTTCCATGAGGTTATCATTTACGGGACGGCAGGTGGGTTGGATGATAAACACATCGGCGCCACGGACGTTATCATTGATTTTCACAAAGCTTTCATCATTTGAAAACTTAAAAACATCAACATCACAAAGTGGAATTTGCGCGAAGGCCGAGATCTCCTCCGCGAGCGGAAGATTAGCCCGGCCGGAAATCAAAATAAGTTTAGACTTCAAAATGGCTCTCTTCTCTGGATATGCTACGCACTATATATGACGAGTATCCTTTCACGTCAAAATAGTCTTTGCCAGCCTTCAGCAGGGTGGCATCCTCATAAATCCCAAAACAAGTGGGACCGCTGCCGCTCATCATAGCGACTTTGGCACCAGTTTCGGTCAATTCTTCAAGCAAACGGTCAACGACCGGATATGTCTGCCTGACAACGTGTTCCAGGCGGTTATAAAAACCTGCTGTACCTGCGGCGGGGTTCCATTGTCTTCTGTCGAAATAATCAAATTGCGACAGCAGTCCGTAGGCCTTGGAGCTGGAAATGCCAATGCCGGGATTCACCAAAAGCAGGTCTAAAGCAACAAATGGCATTGGCTCAACCTTTTCTCCTCTGTGAGTGCCCCAGGCACATCCACCGTGGAGAAAAAAGGGTATATCGCTTCCAAATTCTGCGGCAATCCGCTCCATTTCGTCAAGACGTAAGTTCAAGTTCCAAAGAGAGTTCAGCGCCCGAATCGTTGTGGCCGCGTTACTGCTGCCACCGCCAAGGCCTGCTGCCAATGGAATGTTTTTTTCCAAGCTTATCATCACTCCCATTTGAGGCTTGAACCTTTTGCGCAGATTATCTGCAACCCTGAACACTAAGTTATTTTCAACTGTCAATTCAGGCAAGTTTGACCATAATTCCACAGTCGGGCTTTTTGTCAAAACAAATTTAAGCGTATCATACAGAGAGACACTGCAGAGCAGTGTCTCAATTTGGTGATAATTGTCTGGAAGCTTTCCCAGAACCTCAAGAAACAGATTTATTTTTGCGTAGGAGTTTAGCCACACCTTTTTTCTGTTTCTGGGGGATATCGTCTCCATAGTAGTAGTAGTAATAATAGTAGTAATAATAGTAGTTCTGTTTGCTGTAATACTTTTGGACATACACGCCGTTGACGATGATGCCGTCGATAATGGCGTCAATGTTGGCCATCAATTCCTTGGTTCTCTTAATGATACCTTTTTCCGTGAAGCCACAGCGCACCACAACGAAAGTTAGGTCAACTTTTTTGGTCAGGATGAGAGCGTCGGTAACCGCGATGATGGGTGGTGTGTCGAACAACACGAAGTCATAACGATTGCGAAGCTCTTCCATGAGGTCATCGGTGCGGGTTGAAGAGATTAATTCCGAAGGGTTTGGGGGAATGAATCCGCTGGTTATTACATCCAGGTTTGGTATGCCGGAAGCTTTCACCACCTGCTCCAAAGGAACGTCGGTATCGATTAAATAGTCGCTGAGCCCGTTTTCTTTTTCCACTCCAAATTTGTTGTGGACCATGGGGCGACGCATATCCATATCCACCAGAACCACCTTGGCGTTCATCTGGGAAAGCGTGATGGCAAGGTTCACCACAGTTGTGGATTTACCTTCCTTGGGGCCGGAAGATGTGACCAAAAGTGTGGTGCTTCCGGTGGGTTTTTTGGCCAAAATGTTTGTTCGCAGGGTGCGATAGGATTCGGCAATTGGAGATTTGGGCGCATAATGTGAAACCAGTTGCATCATCACATAATGCAGGGATTTGCTGAGCTGTTCCTTGTTTTCGCCTTCGGCTTGTTCGATCAGGCTGTTGAATTCCATGATCTTGGATTCAGATTCCTGGATCACAGGGATGGTGCCCATAATTGGCAAGCGCACATAGTTTTCCATGTCTTCCAACGTGCGCAATTTGGTGTCCAGAGAGTGGACCAAAAAGGCTGCGCCAACACCCAGGCCCAAGCCAAGGATGATGCCCACAAGTATATTCATCGGAACGCGGGGCTTGATCGGATTTCCGGGCATTTCAGCATAGTCTAAAACCCGAATGTTACCAATTTTCGCCTGTTCGGCAATGCGGGCATCCTCATATTTCTCCATCATGATGCCATAGATTTTTTCGTCCAAGCTCATGCTGCGCAGCAGTCTCGCATATTCCAATTCCTTGTCCGGCAGTGTGATGAGGCGATCATCGAAGATGGCTTTGGTTTGTTCGAGCCCATTAACCAGAGTGCGGGTCATTTCCAAATCCACTTCAGCCTGAACGATTTTCATCAGCAGATCATTGCGAGCAGAGAGTGGATCTTTGCTAAGAGAGATGGTGATAAACTTGTTTATCTCATTATCCAAAGTTTCTTTTGTTTTGCCCAGTTCACTGGTTAAAAGCTTCATTTGAGGATGGTTTTCGGAGTAGTTTTCGTTGGTTTTGAGCCGCGCGATGGTGGATTGTATTTCAATGACCTGCTTGCGTAATTCCTCAATGTAGGGTGCCTGCAACACGTTTTCCACTCTGGTCAAAATTTCGTCCTGATCCTGCATCTGGCTATGGAGTACTTCCAAGGTTTTCACCTTGACAGCTTGGTCAGTGAGAGCTTTTTCATATTGTGCTTCGACATCAGAGGATTGGTCAATCCATTTTTTTGTGGTTGCGGATATCTCCACCAGCCTGTTTTCATTTTTAAAGTTTCGAAGGTCGTCTTCCGATATTTGCAGACGGCGGGATATCTGGTCCAACTGTTCACCCAAAAATTCACGGATAGTGGTAAACTCCAGCCTGGCCATTTGGGTGTTTTGCTGCTGAACGGCGTCCGCAATGGCGTTAACGGCCGCCATGGCCTCACCCCGGTTTGTTGATTCAAAAGAAAGTCTGAGTATATCGGTATCACGTTTTGATTCAATCTGGATGCGTCTCAATGCGCCGGCTGGATAGGAAGTGCCGCTGATGGGATAGGATTCCCAGTCCGGGCTTTTTTTCATGATTTCATAGGCAGCGTTGAGAATGGGGCGGCTGCGCATCAGTTCGATCTGGTTGTTAATATAGTTTTTTCCACTGCTCGATCCCGTCATCATGAAAATATCGGCGCCGGTATTTTGGTTTTCCAAAAGCAGCCTTCCAGAGGCTGAATAGATTTTCGGTTGCCTGAGAGTATAGATCATGGTTGCGGCAAGGGTCACCACAAATATCAAAATGATGAGATAGCGATATTGGAGCAATATCCGCAGATAATCTGTGAGTTTTATCTCTTCGCTTTGGGGGATCTCAACAGGTTGGTTGTTTTGTTCCATTACTTGCCACCTTATAAACTTGTGATCATTTTATAAAAACTGAGGGCAATCGCTGCCTTGGAAAGGAAATCTGCAACCTTGCTGAAAGCGTAGAAAATGGTCCCCGAAACCACAATTGTATCTCCAGGCTGCAAGCGTAGGTCATAGACCGTGTTTTCGGTTTCCTCCCCGGTTAGCTCGTCCATAACTCGGGTTGTGTTTTTTTTTGTGGCCAAATACTGATCATCTGCCGTTTCCATATATTTCTTAAAATTTATCCAGATGATTTCCGCGTCTGCTTCTTCGCCTGTTGCTTGTTTAGCGGGGCGAATAAGGCGAATTTTCGTGAGTTTGGCATCTTCCGCCGGTCCACCAGCCAAAGCCAGAAGTGTGATGAAATCCGTATCATCTGGCACAAGATAGAGGCCTGGCTTGTGCACGCGCCCCAATACATATACATTCATTTTCAGCTTTTGCACTCCGCTGCGGCTTCCTTCGTAGGAATAAGCAGAGGTGGGGCTCAATGATGTGGCCATATTGTCTGTCTGGGCAAACAATAACAGCGTCGCACA
This genomic interval from Candidatus Cloacimonadota bacterium contains the following:
- the rpe gene encoding ribulose-phosphate 3-epimerase, which encodes MPKTQIAASVLSCDFGNLERELQAVGSADMLHLDLMDGHFVPNLSFGQPLVAKIRQLSPLPLDAHLMVTNPVEYVDPLADLGVNWLSFHMECDHHAHRLVQRIKARGMKAGIALNPAAPISSLECILPELDYVLLMSVNPGFSGQKFIPFVLEKVRQLKECIVETKLSTLIEVDGGVNSENSSALISAGADILVSASHIFQSPDYPQAIRELRGK
- a CDS encoding DUF721 domain-containing protein translates to MRSFTSLINQTLTQVGGEKYRPFMRLYGAWKDIVGPLLASRSHPWRFRDSVLYIAVQNNSWLQELYLRKADILKQCRQTIPEEIKEIIFIIRN
- a CDS encoding 50S ribosomal protein L9, coding for MKVILLSYIEKLGNKGDVVRVKRGFARNYLIPRNLAIYATPRNMKQLGAIQNQAAEEEAKLVAELKILDGKIRNLKLVFARKVDESDSMFGSVSELDIVNELAAQGIEVHKSAVQLDKHIKDLGEITVPIRLHREIMSELVVTVEKEGGEVPSEPAVVETIVEEEPAPAPETEQEPAAPEVEEPTAEEAADTQENEQVEIQPEQEL
- a CDS encoding 30S ribosomal protein S18, with protein sequence MNFSDRRRRYSRKKYCRFCANKELVIDYKNLDTLRQFVSDVGKIDPARMTGTCAKHQRKLTTEIKRARQMALLPYVID
- a CDS encoding single-stranded DNA-binding protein produces the protein MADLKLPRLNKAFIVGRITRDLELKYTPNGTAVINFSIAVDKRYRDEAGEWQSVTSFIDVVAWTYQAEYVAKNARKGSAVLVEGRIETRSYVDSNNINRKVFEIVAENIQALEWPDRGEAPNEEPPLPPEPTGSAKPSEEATNDDVPF
- the rpsF gene encoding 30S ribosomal protein S6, translated to MERNYELMVILSPKLGEDEASAQNESILSLIKETGGEIIKTDPWGKRMLAYPIEKITEAHYFVNYLNMDPAAVKGIKQQLNINEHVIRHMFVAKEK
- a CDS encoding aminoacyl-tRNA hydrolase, which translates into the protein MKLILGLGNIGEKYQLSRHNAGFMCLDAWAAKRGLKFRHENLFDFLLHKGSCLIKPNTWMNRSGLALDEALRRWKPSQILAIYDDLELPLGVIRIRAGGGDGGHNGIRSLLGVLPADQIKRIRIGIDRDNSDPRDYVLENFSSEELQKLQPVLEQTCEFMDVYINSDFSSLLNAYSVWKKSCSGDIETGNKSPKENDNGKKL
- a CDS encoding 50S ribosomal protein L25 → MTFNLEAQKRTPSKKSDLNVLRSGGGIPAVIYGKSLDSTPISVDGRTFLNYYKKSFTELAFYEIELEGQKHHCILKDKLVHPVTRQILHLDFFVVDEGAEMEFEIPIQFEGEAAGEKEGGFVDILQRTVKITCKPKDVPRELVLDISELHIGDSRQVKDLPQGKWLYKDSDDQPLLVVHAKRAEEEEEVPETEDEEAAPKTQEETTE
- a CDS encoding ribose-phosphate pyrophosphokinase produces the protein MKSKLILISGRANLPLAEEISAFAQIPLCDVDVFKFSNDESFVKINDNVRGADVFIIQPTCRPVNDNLMELLIMIDALRRASAERINCVIPYYAYARSDKKDQPRVPITAKLTADLLSTAGADRVVTVDLHAEQIQGFFNIPVDHLYAIPGFARHFAAMDLENPVVVSPDSGGANRARALAKRLDCGLAIGDKRRIGNIDKSILLNIIGDVQGKTAILYDDIIDTGGSLIRIAGVLVSHGVKKVYAACTHGVLSGSAVKDLEASPIEQLFISNTIPLSPQAAACKKITQLSIAEMLAKAITNIHKEESLSVLFE
- the ispE gene encoding 4-(cytidine 5'-diphospho)-2-C-methyl-D-erythritol kinase, which gives rise to MWLNSYAKINLFLEVLGKLPDNYHQIETLLCSVSLYDTLKFVLTKSPTVELWSNLPELTVENNLVFRVADNLRKRFKPQMGVMISLEKNIPLAAGLGGGSSNAATTIRALNSLWNLNLRLDEMERIAAEFGSDIPFFLHGGCAWGTHRGEKVEPMPFVALDLLLVNPGIGISSSKAYGLLSQFDYFDRRQWNPAAGTAGFYNRLEHVVRQTYPVVDRLLEELTETGAKVAMMSGSGPTCFGIYEDATLLKAGKDYFDVKGYSSYIVRSISREESHFEV
- a CDS encoding polysaccharide biosynthesis tyrosine autokinase; translation: MEQNNQPVEIPQSEEIKLTDYLRILLQYRYLIILIFVVTLAATMIYTLRQPKIYSASGRLLLENQNTGADIFMMTGSSSGKNYINNQIELMRSRPILNAAYEIMKKSPDWESYPISGTSYPAGALRRIQIESKRDTDILRLSFESTNRGEAMAAVNAIADAVQQQNTQMARLEFTTIREFLGEQLDQISRRLQISEDDLRNFKNENRLVEISATTKKWIDQSSDVEAQYEKALTDQAVKVKTLEVLHSQMQDQDEILTRVENVLQAPYIEELRKQVIEIQSTIARLKTNENYSENHPQMKLLTSELGKTKETLDNEINKFITISLSKDPLSARNDLLMKIVQAEVDLEMTRTLVNGLEQTKAIFDDRLITLPDKELEYARLLRSMSLDEKIYGIMMEKYEDARIAEQAKIGNIRVLDYAEMPGNPIKPRVPMNILVGIILGLGLGVGAAFLVHSLDTKLRTLEDMENYVRLPIMGTIPVIQESESKIMEFNSLIEQAEGENKEQLSKSLHYVMMQLVSHYAPKSPIAESYRTLRTNILAKKPTGSTTLLVTSSGPKEGKSTTVVNLAITLSQMNAKVVLVDMDMRRPMVHNKFGVEKENGLSDYLIDTDVPLEQVVKASGIPNLDVITSGFIPPNPSELISSTRTDDLMEELRNRYDFVLFDTPPIIAVTDALILTKKVDLTFVVVRCGFTEKGIIKRTKELMANIDAIIDGIIVNGVYVQKYYSKQNYYYYYYYYYYYYGDDIPQKQKKGVAKLLRKNKSVS